AGTATTCACGAAGAAAAGCGAATAGATGATGCCGGGGCCAAATTTGCCTGGCCCAATCGGATTTTACTCGGCATGATCGCCATTTCAATTTGTACCAATGTGACGGAAGGGACAATGGCCGATTGGACTGCCGTATACATGCGGGATGTGGTCAGATCAAACGATTTTTTCATTGGCTGGGGATTTGCCTGCTACGCCCTCTTCATGGCTTCCGGAAGATTCATCGGAGATTCTCTGATTCCTCATTATGGCAGTCGTAAAGTACTCGTCGCCGGCGGAATCGTAGCTGCGGCAGGATTGATGACAGCTGTCCTTTTGCCTCATACTTTTACCGCTATCCTTGGGTTTGGTATGGTGGGAGCGGGTGTATCCTGCGGCGCGCCCATCCTGTACGGAAGCGCAGCCCGTGTACCGGGCATGGCCAAAGGTGCCGGACTTGCGGCCATGAATACATTCAGCTTAGCCGGATTTTTGGCAGGACCTGCCCTTATTGGATTGATTTCCAATGCCCTCAGCCTTTCTTTCGCCATCGGACTGGTAGCCGTTTTAGCAGTGGTTTGGTCTTTGCTGTCAAGTCGAGCCAAGCTGTATTAACCCCAACAGTTTGAAAAACTTTCCTGCTTTCCTTACCTTTGATTGCTAAAAAAAACTAAAAAGGCACTTTTGATTTTGCTCATTACACAAGATTTCCCGTTTTCGCTCCCTGTTTGGCGTATTTTAAACGATACGTTTCCTACCGATACTACTTCTCAATTATTACTTCTTGAACTTCGTAACAAAGACCAATTGAGATGGTGCGCCCTAGACTGCGAAACCGGTACGATACGTTGGGAAAAAACAATTCAGAAAACCACTTGGTGGACCGCCGCCATAGGGTTCTTCTCAGGCATACTTTTGATGCACGAATACGCAGGGGGTGGACAACCTGCACCCGGAAAATTGTTGGCAGCAGATGCCCTTACGGGAGAAATTATCTGGATTTTGGAAGGATCTACTTTTGAACATACGGATGGAGTAAATCTTCAAACTGCTCGCCGTGGCCCCGAAGGTACTTCTACCGGAGAGAATAGATCCTTAAAAACAGGATTATTGATAGATTTTTCATCATTATTAAAATGTGTACCACGAACTCTTTGGCAATCTCCCACTACTTACCCGGAAACCAGCCAATATTATTCTATACTATGCCGATTTATTGAGAAAGTAACGGGAAACACCCCTCAAAAGGCAATAATTTATGGTGAAGTTTCTGGAAATGTATTAATTAATTACTACTTTTACCCGACCGACTCGATTATTTTATCCCGGTCTCTATTGGTTATAAATTCGACGAAAACAGTTCTACTCCATGAAACAATTCATTCGGACGAAGTGGGCACAGTTTCCGGCGATTATTTCTATGATAACCGCTATATTGTTTTTTTAAAAAAAATTGACGAAATTACCGTAATAAAATTGCCCAGGCCATGATAAAGCGATTCGGATTCTTCCTTGCAGTGCTAGGATTATTGTTGAAGAAAAACACCCATGCAACACCTTTTCGCTCTTCTTTGACTGATTCCACCCGTACTGAGACGAAAAACGGTCAATCATTCGTTCTTCATAAGGTGGAATCGGGACAAACCCTGTACGCCGTTATGCGGAAGTACAAAACAACCATTAAAGCCATTAAAGATGCCAATCCGGGCATGAAAGACAATCTGGTTGCCGGGCAAGTTGTGAGGGTTCCGTCACAATACCGCCCCGTTTCCACCCTTAAAGTAACTGCAAAAGATTCCGAAAAAGACAAATCAGTTTTGGACTACGAGGTCAAGCCCAAAATGGAAACCGTGGTCAAAGAAGAAGGAAAAACTAAGGCAGAAACTCCCGTTGTTGAAATGCCCAAAACGGCAGAAGTACCCCCTGACAAAAAAACCGAAGACACAGGGAATGCCAAGCCCGCCGTGATGCCATCAAAAACAGGATTTCATAAAGTAGAGGGCGGTCAATCACTGTATGGCATAGCCGTTAAATACGGCGTGTTGATGGCCGATATTCGCCGTTGGAATGGTTTGACTTCGGACCAACTGCGCTCTGGTCAAGAACTGATCGTAGCCGAACCGGCCTACCGGGATTACTTAAAGAAAAACAGGTTGGATTCAATAAAATTGGCTGAAGCAAAAAAAAGCAATACTGAAAAGACTCCCTTGCCGGTACCTCGACCGGAAGATCCTACCAATGGAAATTTGCCCGAGCCCAAAATTGCCAATACCGGGAAGCGCATTCTGGAAACGGGAGTGGCTGAAGTCTTGGATGGCATGGACAGCAATAATAAATACCTGGCACTCCACCGTACGGCCCCCGTTGGCTCGTTGATTCAGGTTAAAAACATGAACAACAGCCAAAGCATTTGGGTAAAAGTCATTGGAAAACTACCGGATATCAGCGCAAACAACCGCATTATCATTAAGCTTTCGGCTCGTGCGCAGGAAAAACTTTCACCCGGCGGTCGTCAGTTCATTGCCGAAATCAGTTATCTAGCGCAATGATTTCGGGTAAAAAAGCCCTGTTAATCATTAATCCCACATCAGGAACTCAATCAAATAAACAGCGTAACCTGCTTCTCTTTTTGCTTGAAAAGCACACCTCAAGGCTCTTTGAGTCGCAGATTGTCCTTACAACCCATGCCAATCACGCTACCCAACAGGCACTGCGAGCCGTTGAACAGGGGTTTGACTATGTCATTGCGGCAGGTGGCGATGGCACCGTGAATGAAGTAGCGAAGGCATTGGTAAATACTCCCACCGCTTTAGGGATTCTTCCGCTCGGCTCCGGCAACGGACTTGCCCGGCATTTGGGGATATCTATGTCGATCGAGAAAGCTATACGACAGTTATGTGCTCAAAAAACAATTGACATTGATGCCTGTACGGCCAATCAGATTCTTTTTTTTTGCACCGCCGGCGTTGGATTTGATGCCTGCGTTGCCGCCCGATTTGCAACGTATAGCAGTAGAGGATTACAACGCTACGCCCGGGTATCTCTTCAATCTTTCCTGAAATATAAAGCAGTAGACTATGTCGTGGAACTTGACGGCAGACAACTTCAATTACCCGCTTTTACCGTTACATTTGCCAATGCCTCTCAATACGGCAATAACGCCTACATAGCCCCACAGGCAAAAATTGACGATGGCCTGATCAATGTCTGTCTGCTGTCACCCTTTCCAAAGGCCTTAGGACCAATCATGGCAGCCCGGCTTTTTCGCGGCACTCTTCCTCAATCTTCTTACACACAGACCTATAGCGTACAACAGGCAAAAATTACAGCTCCCGACAAACTGCTGATACATTTTGACGGAGAACCCTTACAGTTAGATACGAATGAACTGACGGTCAGTATTCAACCACGTTGCCTGAAAGTGTTGGTGTAATTGCTGTCGAAAGCATCGTTTTTATTCAAAAATCTTCAAAAAATTGGCCACGGCTATATCTGACAATCCAAACATCCATCCCGGGAAAATACCTAATGCAAGAGACATCAGGACCAGTGGAATCAGCATCCATTTTTCCAAAAGATTCAGATCGGTAAGAAAAGGCATCTCGCTATCATTTTTAGCCCAGGGCTTTCCGAAAAACATTCGCTGAAATGTCCAGAGAAAATAAGCAGCGGCCAATATAATCCCCAACGTACCTAAGGCGGCCAGCCAAACGGGCAGAGCTTCCGACTGAAAAGCCCCCATCAACGTAAATAATTCTCCGATAAAGCCCGAAAAACCGGGCAAGCCCAACGAGGCGAAAAAAGCAATCCCCGTAATAATGGTGTATAAGGGCATGAAAGAAATAAGCCCTCGGTAATTGTCAATAAGGCGGTTATGTGTGCGGTCGTATAATACCCCCACCAATAAGAACAATAAAGAAGAAAGAATTCCGTGACTCACCATTTGATAGACAGCTCCGTTGACTCCTTCGGCAGTAAGCGAGGCAATACCCAATACCACAAAGCCCATGTGCGATACCGAAGAATAGGCGATCATC
Above is a window of Runella slithyformis DSM 19594 DNA encoding:
- a CDS encoding DUF4905 domain-containing protein; its protein translation is MILLITQDFPFSLPVWRILNDTFPTDTTSQLLLLELRNKDQLRWCALDCETGTIRWEKTIQKTTWWTAAIGFFSGILLMHEYAGGGQPAPGKLLAADALTGEIIWILEGSTFEHTDGVNLQTARRGPEGTSTGENRSLKTGLLIDFSSLLKCVPRTLWQSPTTYPETSQYYSILCRFIEKVTGNTPQKAIIYGEVSGNVLINYYFYPTDSIILSRSLLVINSTKTVLLHETIHSDEVGTVSGDYFYDNRYIVFLKKIDEITVIKLPRP
- a CDS encoding LysM peptidoglycan-binding domain-containing protein is translated as MIKRFGFFLAVLGLLLKKNTHATPFRSSLTDSTRTETKNGQSFVLHKVESGQTLYAVMRKYKTTIKAIKDANPGMKDNLVAGQVVRVPSQYRPVSTLKVTAKDSEKDKSVLDYEVKPKMETVVKEEGKTKAETPVVEMPKTAEVPPDKKTEDTGNAKPAVMPSKTGFHKVEGGQSLYGIAVKYGVLMADIRRWNGLTSDQLRSGQELIVAEPAYRDYLKKNRLDSIKLAEAKKSNTEKTPLPVPRPEDPTNGNLPEPKIANTGKRILETGVAEVLDGMDSNNKYLALHRTAPVGSLIQVKNMNNSQSIWVKVIGKLPDISANNRIIIKLSARAQEKLSPGGRQFIAEISYLAQ
- a CDS encoding MFS transporter; protein product: MTTHLKTYFTHSRSLAIGAIFASVGFLFGNWVTWIPYVKQKFGLDDAQLGLLLLSLPFASILTNPLSTLIINRFGMRATTIWGLCGMALAYALPVNVPYLWMTSAGLGLMGIGIAFTNVAMNTCVTSIERQDGIYIISTSHGMFSAGGMLGSALASILMGLKVSPALHIAGVSVFIISVAIIVRPIIMSIHEEKRIDDAGAKFAWPNRILLGMIAISICTNVTEGTMADWTAVYMRDVVRSNDFFIGWGFACYALFMASGRFIGDSLIPHYGSRKVLVAGGIVAAAGLMTAVLLPHTFTAILGFGMVGAGVSCGAPILYGSAARVPGMAKGAGLAAMNTFSLAGFLAGPALIGLISNALSLSFAIGLVAVLAVVWSLLSSRAKLY
- a CDS encoding diacylglycerol/lipid kinase family protein — its product is MISGKKALLIINPTSGTQSNKQRNLLLFLLEKHTSRLFESQIVLTTHANHATQQALRAVEQGFDYVIAAGGDGTVNEVAKALVNTPTALGILPLGSGNGLARHLGISMSIEKAIRQLCAQKTIDIDACTANQILFFCTAGVGFDACVAARFATYSSRGLQRYARVSLQSFLKYKAVDYVVELDGRQLQLPAFTVTFANASQYGNNAYIAPQAKIDDGLINVCLLSPFPKALGPIMAARLFRGTLPQSSYTQTYSVQQAKITAPDKLLIHFDGEPLQLDTNELTVSIQPRCLKVLV